TTGGATTGGACGCGAAAGCCTCGGGAGTCGGCAGTGTAGGAGACACGGACTTCCTTGCCTTCCGGGTTGACGTAAGCGTAGCTGCCGATCTGGTTGCCGAAACCGTCACGGAGGTTAGTGGCGGCCTGTCCGGGGTGAGCATAGCCAAAGCTGGCCTGACCGAGCTCGTCCTGAGCGTGGTACTGGGTGGCGGAGATAGAAGGGTAGCCGTAAGCGACGGGTAAGGCGGCGGGGACGGCGGCAGTTGCGGGGATTCCAGTGTAGGCCGTGATGGCGCGGACGCCGGCGAACGGATAGGCACCGTAATTTCCGTAGTATCCACCATATCCACCGTATCCGAAGAATTGAGCTTGGGTGGCAACAGCCAACACCAACAGACAAGCAATCTGCGTTTATGGGAAAAAccaaatattaattaaaaaattttggttatgcttaaattgaaaataaatgttacaGTGGACTTCATTGTCGTTCTCGTAAAGACTAAAGGAAGAGCTCGAGGAGGATGCTGTTGATGGACTGCCACCAGGCTCTTTTATACTCGTCCACCTAACACCCTTGTGATCACCCAAGGTAGCCgagaacaacattttcttgccGATTCCTCATTGTTACCACACCCTGACTCAGGGCGTGTCGTGAAATTGTGAACGACCTTGCTTCGAGCCAGTCACTGAGTTTACAAACCGATTCCAGTatagtttttttccttctttctctacTTGGGAGAGATACCGTCTCAATGTATAGTTAGTCTTAATGTTAAGAAAACTGgtggaaaaaattcttattccttcttctcatacggataatcaaaattcaataaaataccGTATTATGTCTGATAAACTTAATGATGGACGACCTTGAATAACTTGGACTCAACAGAAAATGCAGACATTTGTATAAAATATAACGATATAATTATATTCGACATCATGCTGCATGTGAACTCTTGTCTGAATAAGCCTATTTGtat
This window of the Daphnia pulex isolate KAP4 chromosome 5, ASM2113471v1 genome carries:
- the LOC124193771 gene encoding cuticle protein 7-like, whose protein sequence is MKSTIACLLVLAVATQAQFFGYGGYGGYYGNYGAYPFAGVRAITAYTGIPATAAVPAALPVAYGYPSISATQYHAQDELGQASFGYAHPGQAATNLRDGFGNQIGSYAYVNPEGKEVRVSYTADSRGFRVQSNDLPVAPVDNSVAPFPVQDTPEVAKAKADHAALVIAAKTAATPAVRAKRQAVFGYGAAPFAYPGYAVVAAPAMPVREATLTKVIHTPGHAVSYRVD